The window CCCCGTCGGCCTGGAGAAGGAGGGCTACGGCGAAGGCAAGCTGCGGATCTGGAACACCGACGACTGCACCACCGGGGACATCGTCTACAGCGACCTGCGGACGACCAACGGCTGGGACAGCTCGTACAAGATCGACTTCTCGAAGCCGTGCGCCCAGAAGTACGTCGACTCGCAGGCGAAGCTCATCGCGGACTGGGGATACGACTTCCTCAAGCTCGACGGTGTGGGCCCCGGCTCGTTCAAGAGCGGTGACAACTACGACAACCGCGCCGACGTCGCCGCCTGGCAGAAGGCGATCAAGAGCGCCGGACGTCCCGTCCACCTGGAGATCTCCTGGTCGCTCGACATCGGCCATGCCAAGGACTGGCAGGCCACGTCCAACGGGTGGCGTGTCGACACCGACGTCGAGTGCTACTGCAACACACTGGTGTCGTGGGAGAACTCGGTCGAGGACCGCTGGCGTGACACGCCCGGCTGGACCCGGTACGCCGGTCCCGGTGGCTGGAACGACCTGGACTCCATCAACGTCGGCAACGCGGCCATGAGCGGGCTGACCAAGGCCGAACGCCAGAGCTACATGACGCTCTGGGCGATCGCCAAGTCCCCCCTGTACAGCGGCGACGACCTCACCAAGATCGACGACTACGGTCTGTCGCTCATGACCAACCGCGACGTACTGGCGATCAACCAGCAGCCGGGCCGGCCCGCGAAGCCGGTGACCCCGGTCGGCGACGAGCAGGTCTGGGCCTCCCAGAACCCGGACGGCGGCTACACCGTCGCCCTGTTCAACCAGGGTGACTCGCCCTCGCCGGTGACCGCGGACTGGCAGGCCCTCGGCTTCACGGGGCAGGCCTCCGTGCGTGACGTGTGGAACCACGAGTCCCTCGGCCGGTACAAGGACGGCATCACCCAGGCCGTCCCCGCGCACGGCTCGCGGCTGTTCACCGTGACCCCGCAAGGTCCCGCCCTCAGGACCACGGCCTACGAGGCCGAGTCCCCGGCCAACGTGCTGTCCGGCAACGCGTCCCTCGCCGGCTGTGACGAGTGCTCCGGCGGCAAGAAGGTCGGCAACCTCTACGTCGGCGGCAAGCTCCAGTTCACCGATGTCGTCGTCGCCAAGGCCGGTCGCTACCTGGTCAAGGTCGCCTACACCTCCGGCGACCCGCGGTCGGTCGGCGTCTCCGCCAACGGCACGGCGCCCGTCGCCACCGCCTTCCCCGCCACGGGCGGGTGGTCGGCGGCCGACTCGATCAGCGTGCCGGTCACGCTGAAGGCGGGCAGCAACACCCTCACCTTCGACAGCGGTGACGGGTACGCGCCGGACATCGACAGGATCGACGTGCCGCGCGTCTGACCCCGCCACGTACGAGCACATCCCGGGGGCGCACCGATCGCGGCGCGCCCCCGGGCCCTTTCCCCCGCCCGGCACCGGCGACAACGCTCCGTGCCGTTCACGACCCGCTCCCCCCTCCCGTGCCCTCCCGTCCGCGCACCCGCATGTCCGCATGTCCGCAGGAATGGAGTTCCCCCGTGTTCGACCAGCAGCAGAACAGACCTGTGCAGACCGGTCCCGGTGACGGCCCGGACCCCACCCGGCGCCGTGTGCTCTCCCTCGCCGCCGGCGTCGGCGCGCTCACCGCGCTCGGCGGCCTGCCCGCGTTCGCGGCGACCGCTCCCCCGCGGCGTCCCGCGGTCTCCCCCATGCTCGCCGACGGCGAGGGCTCCACGACCCGGATGTGGTACCGGGCCCCGGCGGGTGCGAAGACCATGCTCGAACGGGCGCTGCCCGTCGGCAACGGCCGGCTCGGCGCGCTCGTCGGCAACGACCCCGGCCAGGAACTCCTCTTCGTCTCGGACGCCACGCTGTGGACCGGCGGCATCAACGACCAGCTGGAGTCGGACGGTCAGTTCCCCTATGGGCGCGGCGACTTCGGAAGCCTCACCCAACTGGCCCACGTGACGGTCGAGATACCCGACCACGACCTCGGCTCGGTCAACGGCTTCCGCCGTGAGCTGGACGTCGAACAGGGACTGGTCGTGTCCGGATACACCAGGTCGGGCGTCACCTACGAGCGCCGCGTGTACGCCAGTCATCCCGACGACGTGATCGTCGTCCACTTCTCCCAGCGCGGCGGCGGCCACTACACCGGGACGATCTCGCT is drawn from Streptomyces sp. NBC_00178 and contains these coding sequences:
- a CDS encoding alpha-galactosidase D gives rise to the protein MRPSTRTAARTVRAALVLAVTAGLAVAAPASAQGRGKTDSQVPAVEEAATGTTAVAEKPYMGWSSWSLQTTKYPGVNSKGDYSYLTEENVNKQTDALASKLKKFGYEYVNIDAGWWRGWDWTPEFDEFGRQKADTERFPSGMKAVADRIHGKGLKAGIYLPVGLEKEGYGEGKLRIWNTDDCTTGDIVYSDLRTTNGWDSSYKIDFSKPCAQKYVDSQAKLIADWGYDFLKLDGVGPGSFKSGDNYDNRADVAAWQKAIKSAGRPVHLEISWSLDIGHAKDWQATSNGWRVDTDVECYCNTLVSWENSVEDRWRDTPGWTRYAGPGGWNDLDSINVGNAAMSGLTKAERQSYMTLWAIAKSPLYSGDDLTKIDDYGLSLMTNRDVLAINQQPGRPAKPVTPVGDEQVWASQNPDGGYTVALFNQGDSPSPVTADWQALGFTGQASVRDVWNHESLGRYKDGITQAVPAHGSRLFTVTPQGPALRTTAYEAESPANVLSGNASLAGCDECSGGKKVGNLYVGGKLQFTDVVVAKAGRYLVKVAYTSGDPRSVGVSANGTAPVATAFPATGGWSAADSISVPVTLKAGSNTLTFDSGDGYAPDIDRIDVPRV